From a region of the Syntrophorhabdus sp. genome:
- the fliG gene encoding flagellar motor switch protein FliG translates to MNPEDLSGVRKAAILLLTMDDEVTKDVMKGLDEEEIEAIGKEITNLKLIPDHVVHRVQEEFMTKVSKKSKNVVGGESKFRLLVKKSFDEDRAEMLLGNLDTKKGVPGEFLKRCDARVLANVIREEHPQTMALVLSVLGTKKAGDAISCLPERVQADVVVRMANLEKVDLKILSEVESVIRDQLESTMGGAEGKQLGGVEVVASILNQMDRTLESELLGRLEETNPELAEKIRQLMFTFEDLANLDDRSIQVLLKEVSSEDIGIALKGASDSMKEKIYSNMSERAAAMLKEDLEAMGPVRLSDVEKAQVKIAMIAKKLESEGKIFLSRGNEEFI, encoded by the coding sequence AGCCGCCATTCTCCTTCTCACCATGGACGACGAGGTGACGAAGGACGTCATGAAGGGCCTTGACGAGGAAGAGATCGAGGCCATCGGCAAGGAGATCACGAACCTCAAGCTCATCCCCGACCATGTTGTCCACAGGGTCCAGGAAGAGTTCATGACGAAGGTGTCGAAGAAGAGCAAGAATGTCGTTGGCGGGGAGAGCAAGTTCCGGCTTCTCGTCAAGAAGAGCTTCGACGAGGACAGGGCCGAGATGCTCCTTGGCAACCTGGACACGAAGAAGGGTGTTCCCGGAGAGTTCCTGAAACGCTGTGACGCCAGGGTCCTTGCCAATGTGATACGGGAGGAACACCCCCAGACGATGGCCCTCGTTCTCTCGGTCCTTGGGACGAAGAAGGCAGGAGACGCCATCAGCTGCCTGCCTGAGAGGGTGCAGGCGGACGTTGTCGTGCGCATGGCCAACCTGGAAAAGGTGGACCTCAAGATCCTCTCCGAGGTGGAGAGCGTCATCCGGGACCAGCTGGAAAGCACCATGGGCGGCGCCGAAGGGAAGCAGCTCGGCGGCGTGGAAGTGGTGGCCAGCATACTGAACCAGATGGACAGGACCCTGGAATCGGAGCTTCTCGGCAGGCTCGAGGAGACCAATCCCGAGCTGGCGGAGAAGATCCGGCAGCTCATGTTCACCTTCGAAGACCTTGCCAATCTCGATGACCGCAGCATCCAGGTACTGCTCAAGGAGGTCTCGTCCGAGGACATCGGCATCGCCCTCAAGGGCGCCTCCGACAGCATGAAGGAAAAGATATACTCCAACATGTCCGAACGTGCCGCGGCCATGCTCAAGGAAGACCTGGAGGCCATGGGTCCCGTGCGCCTCTCCGACGTCGAAAAGGCCCAGGTGAAGATCGCCATGATCGCCAAGAAGCTCGAAAGCGAGGGCAAGATCTTTCTTTCCCGGGGGAATGAAGAGTTCATTTGA